The Chitinophagales bacterium genome has a segment encoding these proteins:
- a CDS encoding WYL domain-containing protein yields MSAQDKIRRFNLIIEKVQKSKKPSLKEIKDFLLKQDFPVSLRTLQRDVEQIKYHLNINLEYDSAANGYFIDDNGFAKNVLDLLQQKGFYADLMEFIQENPKHKESILLDNDMQQKGFEHIKDILLAIKQHRKIKFSYKKFNQDKIKEYTISPYEIKEFENRWYITGTYKDDTTLYKFGLERIQSIEVTTKTFQPNKQVIPKEHFAKMIGINDLEKEREIIQLSFSPLLAKYVETLPLHWTQKEIAKENNWVTYEYFVIPNFELEQKILSFGKEVKVLKPTRLKNRIIAIYKHCLNEFY; encoded by the coding sequence ATGTCAGCTCAAGATAAAATAAGACGCTTCAATTTAATTATAGAAAAGGTTCAAAAATCAAAAAAACCATCGCTTAAAGAAATTAAAGACTTTTTACTAAAACAAGACTTTCCAGTATCTCTTAGAACACTACAAAGAGATGTTGAGCAAATCAAATATCACCTCAATATTAATTTAGAATATGATAGTGCCGCCAATGGATATTTTATTGATGATAATGGTTTTGCTAAAAATGTGTTGGACTTATTACAACAAAAAGGGTTTTATGCAGACTTGATGGAATTTATACAAGAAAATCCAAAACACAAAGAAAGCATATTACTAGATAACGATATGCAACAAAAAGGATTTGAACACATTAAAGATATCTTACTAGCAATCAAACAACATCGGAAAATTAAATTCTCTTATAAGAAATTTAATCAAGATAAAATAAAAGAATATACTATAAGTCCATATGAAATAAAAGAATTTGAAAATCGTTGGTATATAACAGGAACTTATAAAGATGATACAACACTCTATAAATTTGGATTAGAAAGAATACAATCAATAGAGGTAACTACTAAAACATTTCAACCAAATAAGCAAGTAATACCAAAAGAACACTTTGCAAAAATGATTGGCATTAACGATCTAGAGAAAGAAAGAGAAATAATACAGTTGTCTTTTAGTCCGTTATTAGCAAAATATGTAGAAACATTACCATTACACTGGACGCAAAAAGAAATAGCCAAAGAAAACAATTGGGTAACCTACGAGTATTTTGTTATTCCAAACTTTGAGCTAGAACAAAAAATACTCAGTTTCGGTAAAGAAGTTAAAGTACTAAAACCAACAAGATTAAAAAACAGAATCATAGCTATTTATAAACATTGTTTAAATGAATTCTATTAA
- a CDS encoding histidine phosphatase family protein: MKYITIIRHAKSSWDNVHLKDIDRPLAERGLKDIPKMGNYLLTNNIAPDIVLSSPANRAFSTAKGICATTNYPIDKIIIQEKIYYGSANDIVILIEQLDNLYNDVFVFGHEPKCSYLIEILTGEWINHFPTCAVFRIAFDCNDWKQLNNTTGKKVFFVYPKILK, from the coding sequence ATGAAATATATTACTATTATAAGACATGCGAAATCTAGTTGGGACAATGTACATTTAAAAGATATTGACCGACCTTTGGCTGAGCGAGGTTTAAAGGATATTCCAAAAATGGGTAATTATTTATTAACTAATAACATTGCTCCTGATATTGTATTGAGTAGTCCTGCCAACAGAGCTTTTAGTACTGCAAAAGGCATTTGTGCTACCACTAATTATCCAATAGATAAAATTATTATACAAGAAAAAATATACTATGGAAGTGCAAATGATATTGTTATTTTAATTGAACAATTAGACAATTTATATAATGATGTTTTTGTGTTTGGTCATGAACCTAAGTGTTCGTACTTAATTGAAATTTTAACTGGTGAATGGATTAATCATTTTCCGACTTGTGCTGTTTTTAGAATTGCTTTTGATTGTAATGATTGGAAACAACTCAATAATACTACTGGAAAAAAAGTATTTTTTGTTTATCCTAAAATTTTAAAATAA